The sequence below is a genomic window from Synechococcus sp. PCC 7335.
TGACATATCGGTAGATCTAGACTTATCTAACACTAGTTGCCTTCTTCTTAGGACTTACTCTCTAAAAACGCTCCAATGGATATTTGTCTGACTAGTCGCCATAAGACGAAAGCTGTAGTGTCATAGTTTTAGAACGTTACAGCTCTAAAGCATTACAGTTCCCCATTGCTGGCGGTAGGGAGATCAGGGCGGCAATACCTACCTTTTGAAGCCGTGAACACCGAATCGCAAGGAGCTGGCTCGATCTTTACAATATAGACATCTACAGCGATATCAAAAACCGCCTGAAGTGTATAGAACAAGGCTTACGAGCACCAATCTACAGCTGTAGCTGCTGTTATGAGAGTGCAGTGGCCAGAAGAGGACACGTCTATGGCGGATCTGTCTAATTAGAAGCCGAAAGTAAGTGCTTGAGGATAGAAGCCATGCAAATCAACGACCCCAATAAGTTTACTGAGAAAGTTCGAAGTGCTCTAGATAGCACTATAGAAGTTGTCAAGCAATCAAGTCAGCAACAGCTAGAGCCAGAGCACCTGATGCTGGCGCTTCTAGATCAAGAAGGACTAGCCCCACGAATTTTCCAGAAGCTGGGTGTGTCCGTTGAAGACATGCGTTCATACACTCAGGATTTTATCGACAAGCAGCCTAAGGTTAGTAATAGTGAGTCGGTTTATATTGGCAAACACACCAGCACCCTACTTGATAGAGCCGACAGCTACCGCCAGAAGTTAGAAGACGATTTTATTTCCGTTGAGCATTTGGTCTTTGGCTTTGTAGGCGACGAACACTTTGGCCGAGGTCTGTTCAAGGCTTTTGGTATCAAAGAAAACGATCTCACCCAAGCGATCACGCAGATAAGAGGAACTCACAAAGTGACCGATCAAAACCCTGAAGTAAAGTACGAATCACTGGAGAAATATGGCCGCGACTTGACTGAATATGCTCGTGAAGGTCGACTAGATCCTGTGATTGGACGCGACGATGAAATTCGTCGAACCATTCAGATTTTGTCTCGTCGAACAAAGAACAATCCGGTGCTGATCGGTGAACCAGGGGTGGGTAAAACTGCGATCGCAGAAGGACTAGCTCAGCGTATTGTGCGTGGCGACGTGCCTCAATCTCTACAAGATCGCACACTAATCTCGCTAGATATGGGCGCTTTGATTGCAGGTGCCAAGTATCGAGGCGAGTTTGAAGAACGGCTCAAAGCAGTTCTAAAAGAAGTTACCGAATCTACTGGTCAGATTGTTCTATTTATTGACGAGATTCATACTGTTGTCGGTGCAGGTGCGACCCAAGGCGCGATGGATGCTGGGAACTTGTTGAAACCGATGCTAGCGCGTGGTGAGCTACGCTGTATTGGTGCAACGACTTTGGATGAATATCGCCAGCATATAGAAAAAGACGCAGCGCTCGAAAGACGATTCCAGCAGGTATATGTTGACCAGCCATCCGTAGCAGATACTGTTTCTATTCTGCGCGGACTTAAAGAGCGATATGAAGTACATCACGGTGTGAAGATTGCCGACAACGCGTTGGTTGCTGCTGCTGCTTTATCGACTCGGTATATTAGCGATAGATTCCTTCCAGATAAGGCCATTGACCTAGTTGACGAAGCTGCTGCTAAGCTGAAAATGGAGATCACTTCTAAGCCTGAAGAGCTAGATGAGGTTGATCGCAAGATACTTCAGCTAGAGATGGAACGCCTTTCTTTGCAAAAAGAAAGCGATGCCGGTTCTATTGAGCGGTTAGAACGGCTAGAAGAAGAACTGGCTAACCTTAAAGAAGAGCAGGCTGAGCTGAGTGCTCAGTGGCAGTCTGAGAAGGACACTATCGGCAATATCCAGTCGATCAAAGAAGAGATTGATCATGTCAATGTTGAGATTGAACAAGCGGAGCGTAACTACGACTACAACCGCGGCGCTGAGCTGAAGTATGGCAAATTAACTAAGCTACAAGACAAGCTGAGTCAGGCAGAAGCAGCGCTTGCAGAAACACAGGTCTCGGGTAAAACGCTGCTGCGTGAAGAAGTGACTGAAGCAGATATTGCTGAAATTATCTCTAAATGGACGGGCATTCCACTTAGCAAGCTAGTTGAGTCAGAGATGCAGAAGTTGTTGAACCTAGAAGATGAACTGCATCAACGGGTGATTGGTCAAGATGAGGCAGTAACTGCGGTGGCTGATTCTATTCAGCGATCGCGTGCGGGACTGGCCGATCCTGATCGGCCTATGGCTAGCTTTATCTTCCTTGGACCCACTGGCGTGGGCAAAACTGAGCTGGCTAAAGCCCTAGCTAGCTATCTATTTGATACCGAAGAGGCAATGGTTCGGATTGATATGTCCGAATATATGGAGAAGCATTCTGTTTCTCGCCTAGTCGGTGCTCCTCCTGGATATGTCGGCTATGACGAAGGTGGACAGCTGACTGAGGCCGTTCGTCGCCGTCCGTTTGCTGTGATTCTTTTTGACGAGATTGAAAAAGCTCATCCCGATGTCTTCAACATTCTTTTGCAGGTATTAGACGATGGTCGTATTACCGATTCACAAGGTCGTACGGTTGACTTTACCAACTCAATTATCATCATGACTAGCAACATCGGGTCGCAGTATATTCTAGATATTGCGGGTGATGATACTCAGTATGATGAGATGCGATCGCGGGTCACAGATGCTCTGCGTAGTCAGTTCCGCCCTGAATTTCTCAATCGCATTGACGAAATTATCATCTTCCATGCGCTAGTGAAATCACAGCTGCGCGACATCGTCAAAATTCAAATTAAACGTTTGGAAGCTCGCTTAGAAGAGCGCAAGCTAGCGCTAAAACTTTCTGATGCTGCTCTAGACTTCTTAGCCGATGTTGGCTACGACCCGACCTATGGTGCTCGTCCACTCAAGCGGGCTATTCAAAGAGAGATAGAAACTAAAATCGCTAAGGCAATCCTACGCAGTGAGTTTCTACCGGGTGATACTATCTTCGTCG
It includes:
- the clpB gene encoding ATP-dependent chaperone ClpB — translated: MQINDPNKFTEKVRSALDSTIEVVKQSSQQQLEPEHLMLALLDQEGLAPRIFQKLGVSVEDMRSYTQDFIDKQPKVSNSESVYIGKHTSTLLDRADSYRQKLEDDFISVEHLVFGFVGDEHFGRGLFKAFGIKENDLTQAITQIRGTHKVTDQNPEVKYESLEKYGRDLTEYAREGRLDPVIGRDDEIRRTIQILSRRTKNNPVLIGEPGVGKTAIAEGLAQRIVRGDVPQSLQDRTLISLDMGALIAGAKYRGEFEERLKAVLKEVTESTGQIVLFIDEIHTVVGAGATQGAMDAGNLLKPMLARGELRCIGATTLDEYRQHIEKDAALERRFQQVYVDQPSVADTVSILRGLKERYEVHHGVKIADNALVAAAALSTRYISDRFLPDKAIDLVDEAAAKLKMEITSKPEELDEVDRKILQLEMERLSLQKESDAGSIERLERLEEELANLKEEQAELSAQWQSEKDTIGNIQSIKEEIDHVNVEIEQAERNYDYNRGAELKYGKLTKLQDKLSQAEAALAETQVSGKTLLREEVTEADIAEIISKWTGIPLSKLVESEMQKLLNLEDELHQRVIGQDEAVTAVADSIQRSRAGLADPDRPMASFIFLGPTGVGKTELAKALASYLFDTEEAMVRIDMSEYMEKHSVSRLVGAPPGYVGYDEGGQLTEAVRRRPFAVILFDEIEKAHPDVFNILLQVLDDGRITDSQGRTVDFTNSIIIMTSNIGSQYILDIAGDDTQYDEMRSRVTDALRSQFRPEFLNRIDEIIIFHALVKSQLRDIVKIQIKRLEARLEERKLALKLSDAALDFLADVGYDPTYGARPLKRAIQREIETKIAKAILRSEFLPGDTIFVDVENERLSFKRLPAELVTA